In Musa acuminata AAA Group cultivar baxijiao chromosome BXJ2-3, Cavendish_Baxijiao_AAA, whole genome shotgun sequence, the following proteins share a genomic window:
- the LOC135606794 gene encoding E3 ubiquitin-protein ligase At3g02290-like, which produces MEEREHAPWRFSCFEFLTHLLESKRHPRFRQIEHISPSDEQGTTTLASTSSVQTDTRNDTDLSSPRPLSHTDPGCSHSQCQNDGFVLRRARGPIPLHEKSQLLRYDFHMNTELMENLNESKYEGGSMMSSPESSSKQPLSEMTTGITYLHSESEDEDVCPICLEEYTYENPRIPLKCTHIYHLSCIYEWLERSESCPICSKMVQFNEET; this is translated from the exons ATGGAAGAGCGTGAACATGCTCCTTGGAGATTTAGCTGTTTCGAATTCTTGACTCATCTCCTTGAAAGTAAG CGTCATCCACGATTCCGGCAGATTGAACATATTTCTCCTTCAGATGAGCAGGGGACTACCACTCTAGCTTCTACATCATCGGTGCAAACCGATACCAGAAATGATACAGATCTTTCTTCTCCAAGGCCATTGTCACATACCGATCCTGGATGCTCTCACTCACAGTGCCAAAATGATGGATTTGTGTTACGGCGTGCCAGGGGTCCGATACCTCTTCATGAAAAATCCCAATTACTCAGATATGATTTTCATATGAACACAGAATTAATggagaatttaaatgaatccaagTATGAAGGAGGATCCATGATGTCATCTCCGGAGAGTTCATCGAAGCAGCCATTATCAGAAATGACAACTGGAATAACATATCTGCATTCAGAATCTGAGGATGAAGATGTGTGTCCAATATGCCTTGAGG agtACACATATGAAAATCCAAGGATTCCTTTGAAGTGCACTCACATTTACCACCTTAGCTGTATATATGAATGGTTGGAGAGAAGTGAATCCTGTCCAATCTGCAGCAAG ATGGTGCAATTTAACGAAGAAACGTGA
- the LOC135606796 gene encoding heterogeneous nuclear ribonucleoprotein 1-like, which yields MRSDLGKLFVGGISWDTNEERLREYFRNYGEVVEAVIMKDRTTGRARGFGFVVFSDPTVAEQVVMEKHVIDGRMVEAKKAVPKDDQQILYRNNSNVHASPGNGRTKKIFVGGLPSTITEGDFKKYFDQFGTVTDVVVMYDHNTRRPRGFGFITYDSEDAVDKVLFKSFHELNGKMVEVKRAVPRELSPGPNMRSPIGGYNSGLNRVNSFLNGYTQGYNPSLIGGYGMRTDSRLGLSSSARNGFSSFGPGFGMKMNFEPSMIPNLGGNSSFSNNIGYGGGLSPYYTGNSTRYTSPNGYGGSSTNTSSDFSSMVRNAWGGRGLSYTMNNASYNDYMAFGNGSLGGFANRTSNWGSAPPISARAGESTSSYVSGNLSYGDDDSDFDLGAGNFGREGGTISAKTSFAASTGEFEGNYAELYGGSSVYGDPTWRSSSSELEGTGPFEYGLGNMPSDIIGKGSADYAGNYNVTNRQPNRGIAT from the exons ATGCGGTCGGATCTTGGAAAGCTGTTCGTCGGTGGGATTTCCTGGGACACCAACGAGGAGCGCCTGCGGGAGTACTTCAGGAACTACGGAGAGGTGGTGGAGGCCGTGATCATGAAGGACCGGACCACTGGCCGCGCTCGCGGTTTCGGATTCGTTGTGTTCTCAGACCCGACCGTCGCCGAGCAGGTTGTCATGGAAAAGCATGTGATCGATGGACGGATG GTTGAGGCGAAGAAAGCTGTTCCCAAGGACGACCAACAGATCCTCTATAGAAACAACAGCAACGTGCATGCTTCTCCTGGTAACGGCCGCACTAAGAAGATTTTTGTGGGAGGCCTGCCATCCACCATTACAGAGGGTGACTTCAAGAAGTACTTTGATCAGTTTGGGACAGTCACTGATGTTGTGGTGATGTATGATCACAACACCCGTAGGCCCAGGGGATTTGGTTTCATCACCTACGACTCAGAGGATGCTGTGGATAAGGTGCTATTTAAAAGCTTCCATGAGCTGAATGGCAAGATGGTAGAGGTCAAGAGAGCTGTTCCCAGAGAACTCTCCCCAGGGCCTAACATGCGCTCCCCTATTGGCGGATATAACTCCGGTCTGAATAGAGTGAACAGCTTTCTGAATGGATATACTCAGGGATACAATCCAAGCTTGATTGGTGGCTACGGAATGAGGACGGATAGTCGATTAGGACTTTCTAGTAGTGCAAGGAATGGTTTCTCTTCATTTGGTCCTGGCTTTGGAATGAAGATGAATTTTGAACCTAGTATGATACCAAACCTTGGAGGGAATTCAAGTTTTAGCAACAATATTGGATATGGGGGTGGTTTAAGCCCATATTACACTGGGAACTCCACTAGATACACTAGTCCTAATGGTTATGGTGGGAGTAGTACAAATACTAGCTCTGATTTCAGCTCAATGGTTCGGAATGCTTGGGGTGGTAGAGGTCTTAGCTATACTATGAATAATGCAAGTTACAATGACTATATGGCCTTTGGGAATGGTAGCCTTGGCGGCTTTGCCAATAGGACTTCGAACTGGGGAAGTGCTCCTCCTATCTCAGCTCGGGCTGGGGAAAGCACTTCCAGTTATGTTAGTGGGAATCTCAGTTATGGAGATGATGATAGTGATTTCGATCTTGGTGCTGGCAATTTTGGGAGAGAAGGTGGTACTATATCTGCTAAAACTTCCTTTGCTGCATCAACTGGTGAATTTGAAGGAAATTATGCGGAGCTGTACGGTGGCAGTTCAGTTTATGGTGATCCTACTTGGCGATCATCATCTTCAGAACTTGAGGGTACTGGTCCATTTGAATATGGGCTTGGTAATATGCCTTCAGATATCATAGGCAAGGGCTCTGCTGATTATGCGGGCAATTATAATGTTACCAATAGACAACCAAATAGAG GAATTGCTACCTAA
- the LOC103977131 gene encoding uncharacterized protein LOC103977131, which translates to MARPRSGSFLLYLLAALLVTAFPAALASSDAPFMVAHKKVSLTRLKSGVERVSVSIDLYNEGLSTAYDVSMNDDSWSQDMFDLVSGSTSKTWERLDAGSSASHSFVLESKAKGMFHGSPAVIKFRIPTKAALQEAYSTPIQPIDVLADKPPEKKFEWAKRLLAKYGSLVSVLTLVGLFVYVIATPSKSSKKKR; encoded by the exons ATGGCGAGGCCGAGATCGGGATCTTTCCTCCTCTACCTCCTCGCGGCGCTCCTCGTCACCGCCTTTCCGGCGGCGTTGGCGAGCTCCGATGCGCCATTCATGGTCGCGCACAAGAAGGTGAGCCTCACGCGGCTCAAATCTGGCGTCGAGCGGGTCTCCGTCTCGATCGACCTCTACAACGAAGGACTCTC GACTGCATATGACGTGAGCATGAACGATGATAGTTGGTCACAAGATATGTTTGATCTTGTCTCTGGCAGCACATCAAAGACATGGGAAAGGCTTGATGC TGGTTCCTCAGCCTCTCACTCTTTTGTCTTGGAGTCTAAAGCGAAGGGCATGTTCCATGGTTCTCCTGCTGTCATCAAATTTCGTATTCCCACAAAGGCTGCCCTACAG GAAGCTTATTCTACCCCCATTCAGCCAATAGATGTTCTCGCCGACAAGCCTCCTGAAAAGAAATTTGAATGG GCAAAG AGGCTGTTAGCTAAATATGGATCGCTGGTGTCTGTTCTGACATTGGTCGGATTGTTCGTCTACGTGATTGCAACTCCATCAAAGTCAAGCAAGAAGAAGCGCTAA